From the Prunus dulcis chromosome 4, ALMONDv2, whole genome shotgun sequence genome, one window contains:
- the LOC117623830 gene encoding 10 kDa chaperonin, mitochondrial-like: MAKRLVPLLNRVLVERIVPPSKTTTGILLPEKSAKLNSGKVIAVGPGTRDKEGSFIPATVKEGDTVLLPEYGGTEVRLGDKEYHLYRDEDILGTLHD, from the exons ATGGCGAAGCGTTTGGTTCCACTGTTGAATCGTGTTCTTGTTGAGAGAATTGTCCCTCCATCCAAAACCACTACCGGAATCTTACTCCCTGAGAAGTCCGCCAAG CTGAACTCTGGAAAAGTCATTGCCGTGGGTCCTGGGACTCGTGATAAGGAGGGCAGCTTTATCCCTGCCACTGTGAAAGAAGGAGACACTGTTCTGTTACCAGAGTATGGAGGAACTGAAGTGAGGCTTGGTGATAAAGA GTACCATCTATATCGAGATGAGGACATATTGGGAACACTGCACGACTGA